ACCCGAAACCGCTATCCGACGCAGTCTCTCACCCAGTAGCAACGACCCGCCGATGTCCGACGACCAAATCGCCGAGGAGCGCATCGACCGCCTCGCCGCGTTCGCGCGCTCGATGACGCTCGCCGGCGACGAGGACCGCGCCCGCGAGGCGGTTCGGCTGGCGAACCGGATCGCAGAGCGGCATCGCTGCGGTGTCCCTCGTCGGTTCGAGCGGTTCACCTGCGACGCCTGCGACGCGTACCTGATCCCCGGTCGGAACGCTCGCGTCCGCCTCCAAGAGGGGAGCCACGTCGTCGTCCGGTGCGACTGCGGCGCGACAGCGCGCTACCCGTACGGCGAGTAGCCCGTCACCCCGGCACACGGGCGTCGACACCGCGAACGGGAACGTTCAAACGGCTTCCGCCGGTAGCGACCTCC
The DNA window shown above is from Halobaculum marinum and carries:
- a CDS encoding ribonuclease P protein component 4, with translation MSDDQIAEERIDRLAAFARSMTLAGDEDRAREAVRLANRIAERHRCGVPRRFERFTCDACDAYLIPGRNARVRLQEGSHVVVRCDCGATARYPYGE